A region from the Vulpes lagopus strain Blue_001 chromosome 5, ASM1834538v1, whole genome shotgun sequence genome encodes:
- the TMSB10 gene encoding thymosin beta-10 — protein sequence MADKPDMGEIASFDKAKLKKTETQEKNTLPTKETIEQEKRSEIS from the exons ATGGCAGACAAGCCAGACATGGGGGAAATCGCCAGCTTCGATAAGGCCAAGCTGAAGAAAACGGAGACGCAGGAGAAGAACACCCTGCCGACCAAAGAGA CCATTGAGCAGGAGAAGCGGAGTGAGATTTCCTAA